The Pseudomonas berkeleyensis genome includes a region encoding these proteins:
- the algD gene encoding GDP-mannose 6-dehydrogenase, producing the protein MRISIFGLGYVGAVCAGCLSARGHDVIGVDISTHKIDLINNGKSPIVEPGLEELLQQGLRQGRLRGTTDVAAAVLESDVSFICVGTPSKKNGDLELDYIEGVCREIGFALRDKAERHTVVVRSTVLPGTAKNVVLPIIEDCSGKKAGIDFGLAVNPEFLRESTAIQDYDYPPMTVIGELDKASGDLLESIYSELDAPIIRKDIEVAEMIKYTCNVWHAAKVTFANEIGNIAKAVGVDGREVMDVICQDHKLNLSKYYMKPGFAFGGSCLPKDVRALNYRAGSLDVEAPLIGSLMRSNAAQVQKAFDIIAGHDTRKVALLGLSFKAGTDDLRESPLVELAEMLIGKGYDLGIYDRNVEYARVHGANKDYIESKIPHVSSLLNSDLEEVVAKADIIILGNRDERFAKLAEQAPSGKRVIDLVGFMPHASNGVAEGICW; encoded by the coding sequence ATGCGAATCAGCATCTTCGGTTTGGGTTATGTAGGCGCTGTTTGTGCCGGTTGTTTGTCGGCACGCGGCCATGACGTGATTGGTGTGGATATCTCCACGCACAAGATCGATCTGATCAACAACGGTAAATCGCCCATCGTCGAGCCGGGTCTGGAAGAACTGCTGCAACAGGGCCTGCGTCAGGGCCGCCTGCGCGGCACCACTGACGTCGCCGCAGCAGTACTGGAAAGCGACGTGTCGTTCATCTGCGTCGGTACGCCGAGCAAGAAGAACGGCGATCTGGAACTGGACTACATCGAAGGCGTGTGCCGTGAAATCGGCTTCGCCCTGCGTGACAAGGCCGAGCGCCACACCGTGGTGGTACGCAGCACCGTACTGCCGGGCACCGCGAAGAACGTGGTACTGCCGATCATCGAAGATTGCTCCGGGAAGAAGGCCGGCATCGATTTCGGCCTGGCGGTGAACCCCGAGTTCCTGCGCGAGAGCACCGCGATCCAGGACTACGACTACCCACCGATGACCGTCATCGGCGAGCTGGACAAGGCCTCCGGTGATCTGCTGGAAAGCATCTACAGCGAGCTCGACGCACCGATCATCCGCAAGGACATCGAAGTCGCCGAGATGATCAAGTACACCTGCAACGTCTGGCACGCCGCCAAGGTCACCTTCGCCAACGAGATCGGCAACATCGCCAAGGCGGTCGGCGTCGATGGCCGCGAGGTAATGGACGTGATCTGCCAGGATCACAAGCTCAACCTCTCCAAGTACTACATGAAGCCTGGCTTCGCCTTCGGCGGCTCCTGCCTGCCCAAGGACGTGCGCGCCCTGAACTACCGTGCCGGCAGCCTGGACGTCGAAGCCCCGCTGATCGGCTCGCTGATGCGCAGCAACGCCGCCCAGGTGCAGAAGGCCTTCGACATCATCGCAGGCCACGACACCCGCAAGGTCGCCCTGCTCGGCCTGAGCTTCAAGGCCGGCACCGATGACCTGCGCGAAAGCCCACTGGTGGAACTGGCCGAGATGCTGATCGGCAAGGGCTACGACCTGGGCATCTACGACCGCAACGTCGAGTACGCCCGCGTGCACGGCGCCAACAAGGACTACATCGAGTCGAAGATCCCGCACGTTTCCTCGCTGCTCAACAGCGACCTGGAAGAGGTGGTAGCCAAGGCCGACATCATCATCCTCGGCAACCGCGACGAACGCTTCGCCAAGCTGGCCGAGCAGGCACCGAGCGGCAAGCGGGTGATCGACCTGGTCGGTTTCATGCCCCACGCCAGCAATGGCGTGGCCGAAGGCATCTGCTGGTAA
- the yaaA gene encoding peroxide stress protein YaaA codes for MLMVISPAKTLDYETPPATPRFTQPEHLDHAQELIAQLRDFSPAQIAELMGLSDKLAGLNAARFGSWERPFNPSNAKQALLAFKGDVYTGLNAEDFSEDDFDFAQSHLRMLSGLYGVLRPLDLMQAYRLEMGTKLANGRGKDLYAFWGERISGWLNEALAAQGDDVLLNLASNEYFGAVKRKALNARIIDTEFKDLKNGQYKIISFYAKKARGLMARYVIKERLTNPEGLKDFNYQGYRYSAEHSKTDSLVFLRDQPQD; via the coding sequence ATGTTGATGGTGATTTCACCGGCCAAGACCCTCGATTACGAGACCCCGCCAGCCACCCCGCGCTTCACCCAACCCGAACACCTCGACCACGCGCAGGAACTGATCGCCCAACTGCGCGATTTCAGCCCTGCACAGATCGCCGAGCTGATGGGCCTGTCGGACAAGCTCGCCGGCCTCAACGCCGCGCGCTTCGGCAGCTGGGAGCGACCGTTCAACCCATCCAACGCCAAGCAGGCGCTGCTGGCGTTCAAGGGCGACGTCTACACCGGCCTGAACGCCGAGGATTTTTCCGAGGACGACTTCGATTTCGCCCAGAGCCACCTGCGCATGCTCTCCGGCCTGTATGGCGTGCTGCGCCCGCTGGATCTGATGCAGGCCTATCGCCTGGAGATGGGCACCAAGCTGGCCAACGGCCGTGGCAAGGATCTGTACGCCTTCTGGGGCGAGCGCATCAGCGGCTGGCTGAACGAAGCACTGGCTGCGCAGGGCGACGACGTGTTGCTCAACCTCGCCTCCAACGAGTACTTCGGTGCGGTCAAGCGCAAGGCACTGAACGCTCGCATCATCGACACCGAGTTCAAGGATCTGAAGAACGGCCAGTACAAGATCATCAGCTTCTACGCCAAAAAGGCCCGCGGCCTGATGGCGCGCTACGTGATCAAGGAGCGCCTGACCAACCCCGAAGGTCTGAAGGACTTCAACTATCAGGGTTACCGCTACTCGGCCGAGCACTCCAAGACCGATAGTCTGGTTTTTCTGCGCGACCAACCGCAGGACTGA